In Eubalaena glacialis isolate mEubGla1 chromosome 4, mEubGla1.1.hap2.+ XY, whole genome shotgun sequence, one DNA window encodes the following:
- the RASAL3 gene encoding RAS protein activator like-3 isoform X1 has product MDPPSPSLASQTQPAAPSPLTSYHWHSGGCGEKGAGGFRWGRLAGWGRALSHQEPTVSSQPAPRSLFRRVLSAPPKESRSSRLRISKTLWGRHKSSPLESEPEPETSGPEREPEPELEPPAPQIPEAPPPDVPVWNIGAFTLLDGRLVLLGGEEEHPRRPRVGSASSEGSIQVALGNLRDPDRTSGKTEPEAAGPNQVHNIRGLLKRLKEKKKAKSELGANASQDGPPSALGSRESLATLSELDLGAERDVRVWPLHPSLLEEPHCFQVTWAGGSRCFSCRSAAERDRWIEDIRRHFQPSQDNIEREETWLSVWVHEVKGLPRAAAGAPGVRAELWLDGALLARTTPRAGPGQLFWAERFHFEALPPARRLSLRLRGAGPGDAVLGRVALALEELGVPRAPAAGLERWFPLLGAPAGAALRARIRARRLRVLPSERYKELAEFLTFHYARLCGALELALSAQAKEELAAAMVRVLRATGRAQALVTDLGTAELARSGGREALLFRENTLATKAIDEYMKLVAQDYLQKTLGQVVRRLCASTEDCEVNPSKCPASELPQRQIRLRNSCKEVFENIVHSCDWFPAELGTVFSGWREACKARGSEALGPRLVCASLFLRLLCPAILSPSLFGLAPEHPAPGPARTLTLIAKVIQNLANHAPFGEKEAYMSFMNSFLEDHGPAMQRFLDQVAMVDVHTAPSGYQGSSDLALQLAVLHAQLCTIFAELDQATRDSLEPLPTILSAIEEGRPVPVSVPMRLPPPPVQVHSSISAGEKPGFLAPRDLPKHTPLISKSQSLRSVHGAGSWARPRPDEEQPPRLPRPVQRTQSVPAGRPARHRPSAGPRPRPKGSLRTGPVPRGRPWTGTSASLPRKPSVPWQRQLDQPRDRDQTLGTHRPMGKMTELQCEVAALRQDQKALSGLVESLGTHIRALSEQQEQLRSQLQNLATRLREGTAKLDPERDPPTNEGHRLKSLECRLAEIESTQAQLRESIQSLQLLPRTSGSQSQPLPLKAPCINGDTT; this is encoded by the exons ATGGACCCACCTTCGCCGAGCCTGGCCTCCCAAACCCAGCCAGCAGCCCCATCCCCGCTAACCTCCTACCACTGGCACTCAGGAGGTTGTGGGGAGAAGGGGGCTGGAGGGTTCCGCTGGGGCCGCCTTGCAGGATGGGGGAGGGCGCTGAGCCACCAGGAGCCCACAGTCAGCAGCCAGCCGGCCCCTCGCTCGCTGTTTCGTCGTGTCCTCTCTGCGCCCCCCAAGGAATCGCGCTCAAGCCGCCTCCGAATATCCAAGACCCTCTGGGGAAGGCATAAGAGCTCACCGCTGGAGTCAGAACCAGAGCCAGAGACCTCAG GCCCGGAGAGGG AGCCTGAGCCAGAGCTGGAGCCCCCTGCCCCACAGATCCCAGAGGCCCCCCCACCCGACGTGCCCGTCTGGAACATCGGGGCCTTCACCCTACTTGATGGGAGGCTGGTGCTGCTTGGGGGTGAGGAGGAG CATCCTCGCCGGCCCCGGGTGGGGAGCGCTAGTTCCGAGGGCAGCATCCAGGTGGCCTTGGGGAACCTCAGGGATCCAG ATCGGACCTCTGGAAAGACTGAGCCAGAGGCTGCTGGCCCCAACCAGGTCCACAACATTCGG GGGCTGCTCAAGCggctgaaagagaagaaaaaggccaAATCGGAGCTAGGAGCCAATGCTTCCCAGGATGG ACCCCCCAGTGCTCTGGGCTCTCGGGAATCGCTGGCCACGCTCTCGGAACTGGACCTGGGCGCCGAGCGGGACGTGAGGGTCTGGCCACTGCACCCCAGCCTCCTGGAGGAGCCCCACTGCTTCCAG GTAACGTGGGCGGGCGGGAGCCGCTGCTTCTCCTGTCGCTCGGCTGCTGAGAGAGACCGCTGGATAGAGGACATTCGTCGCCACTTCCAGCCTAGTCAG GACAACATTGAGCGGGAAGAGACGTGGCTGAGCGTGTGGGTGCACGAAGTGAAGGGGCTGCCCCGGGCAGCGGCGGGGGCGCCGGGAGTGCGCGCGGAGCTGTGGCTGGACGGCGCACTGCTGGCTCGCACAACTCCGAGGGCTGGCCCGGGCCAGCTCTTCTGGGCCGAACGCTTCCACTTTGAGGCGCTGCCGCCCGCGCGTCGCCTGTCGTTGCGGCTACGCGGAGCGGGCCCGGGGGACGCGGTGCTGGGCCGCGTGGCCTTGGCGTTGGAAGAGTTAGGCGTCCCCCGCGCTCCTGCCGCGGGCCTGGAGCGCTGGTTCCCGCTTCTCGGGGCGCCAGCGGGCGCGGCGCTGCGGGCACGAATCCGGGCGCGGCGCCTGCGCGTGCTGCCCTCTGAGCGCTACAAGGAGCTGGCTGAGTTCCTCACTTTCCACTACGCGCGCCTCTGCGGGGCGCTCGAGCTCGCGCTGTCCGCTCAGGCCAAGGAAGAGCTGGCGGCTGCCATGGTGCGCGTGCTGCGGGCCACCGGCCGGGCTCAG GCACTGGTGACAGACCTCGGCACCGCGGAGCTGGCACGCAGTGGAGGCCGTGAGGCTCTGCTGTTCCGGGAAAACACATTGGCCACCAAGGCCATCGATGAGTACATGAAGCTGGTAGCACAGGATTACCTCCAAAAGACGCTGG GACAGGTCGTGCGGCGTCTCTGTGCCTCCACTGAGGACTGTGAGGTGAACCCCAGCAAGTGCCCAGCCTCAGAGCTGCCCCAGCGCCAGATCAGACTGCGAAACAGCTGCAAGGAGGTCTTTGAGAACATCGTCCACTCTTGCGA CTGGTTCCCAGCAGAGCTGGGCACTGTGTTCTCAGGCTGGCGAGAAGCATGCAAGGCACGTGGCTCTGAGGCACTGGGGCCCCGACTAGTGTGTGCCTCTCTCTTCCTGCGGCTCCTGTGTCCTGCCATTCTGTCACCCAGCCTCTTTGGCCTAGCGCCAGAGCACCCGGCACCTGGCCCAGCCCGCACCCTCACGCTGATCGCCAAGGTCATCCAGAACCTCGCCAACCATGCTCC GTTTGGTGAGAAGGAGGCCTACATGAGCTTCATGAATAGCTTCCTGGAGGATCATGGACCTGCCATGCAACGGTTCCTGGACCAAGTGGCCATGGTGGATGTGCACACAGCACCCAGTGGTTACCAGGGCAGCAGTGACCTGGCCCTCCAGCTGGCAGTCCTGCATGCCCAGCTCTGTACCATCTTTGCTGAACTTGACCAG GCAACCCGTGACAGCCTGGAACCACTGCCCACCATCCTGAGTGCCATCGAGGAGGGCCGACCTGTACCTGTGTCTGTGCCAATGCGTCTTCCACCACCCCCGGTCCAGGTCCATTCCAG catCTCTGCAGGAGAGAAGCCTGGCTTTCTGGCCCCCCGAGACCTCCCCAAGCATACCCCTCTCATCTCCAAGAGCCAGTCCCTGCGCAGCGTTCACGGCGCAGGTAGTTGGGCCCGGCCACGGCCGGACGAGGAGCAGCCCCCGCGGCTGCCTCGGCCGGTGCAGCGCACGCAGAGCGTCCCGGCTGGCCGCCCCGCTCGCCACCGCCCGTCTGCAGGGCCGCGGCCGCGACCCAAAGGCTCCCTACGCACGGGACCCGTGCCCCGCGGCCGGCCCTGGACCGGAACCTCAGCATCGCTGCCTCGGAAGCCGTCGGTTCCCTGGCAGCGCCAGCTGGACCAGCCACGGGACAGAGACCAAACGCTGGGCACCCACCGACCCATGGGCAAG ATGACGGAGCTGCAGTGCGAGGTGGCCGCCCTGCGCCAGGATCAGAAGGCGTTGTCCGGCCTCGTGGAGTCACTCGGCACCCACATCCGGGCCTTGAGCGAGCAGCAGGAGCAGCTTCGGAGCCAGCTTCAGAACCTGGCTACCAGGCTCCGAGAAGG GACCGCGAAGTTGGATCCAGAGCGCGATCCTCCAACGAATGAGGGCCACAGGCTGAAAAGTCTG gagtGCCGCCTGGCCGAGATAGAGAGTACTCAGGCCCAGCTGAGGGAGAGCATTCAGAGCCTGCAGCTTCTTCCCAGGACATCGGGGTCCCagagccagcccctgcccctcaAAGCACCCTGCATCAACGGAGACACCACTTGA
- the RASAL3 gene encoding RAS protein activator like-3 isoform X3 — MDPPSPSLASQTQPAAPSPLTSYHWHSGGCGEKGAGGFRWGRLAGWGRALSHQEPTVSSQPAPRSLFRRVLSAPPKESRSSRLRISKTLWGRHKSSPLESEPEPETSGPEREPEPELEPPAPQIPEAPPPDVPVWNIGAFTLLDGRLVLLGGEEEHPRRPRVGSASSEGSIQVALGNLRDPDRTSGKTEPEAAGPNQVHNIRGLLKRLKEKKKARPPSALGSRESLATLSELDLGAERDVRVWPLHPSLLEEPHCFQVTWAGGSRCFSCRSAAERDRWIEDIRRHFQPSQDNIEREETWLSVWVHEVKGLPRAAAGAPGVRAELWLDGALLARTTPRAGPGQLFWAERFHFEALPPARRLSLRLRGAGPGDAVLGRVALALEELGVPRAPAAGLERWFPLLGAPAGAALRARIRARRLRVLPSERYKELAEFLTFHYARLCGALELALSAQAKEELAAAMVRVLRATGRAQALVTDLGTAELARSGGREALLFRENTLATKAIDEYMKLVAQDYLQKTLGQVVRRLCASTEDCEVNPSKCPASELPQRQIRLRNSCKEVFENIVHSCE, encoded by the exons ATGGACCCACCTTCGCCGAGCCTGGCCTCCCAAACCCAGCCAGCAGCCCCATCCCCGCTAACCTCCTACCACTGGCACTCAGGAGGTTGTGGGGAGAAGGGGGCTGGAGGGTTCCGCTGGGGCCGCCTTGCAGGATGGGGGAGGGCGCTGAGCCACCAGGAGCCCACAGTCAGCAGCCAGCCGGCCCCTCGCTCGCTGTTTCGTCGTGTCCTCTCTGCGCCCCCCAAGGAATCGCGCTCAAGCCGCCTCCGAATATCCAAGACCCTCTGGGGAAGGCATAAGAGCTCACCGCTGGAGTCAGAACCAGAGCCAGAGACCTCAG GCCCGGAGAGGG AGCCTGAGCCAGAGCTGGAGCCCCCTGCCCCACAGATCCCAGAGGCCCCCCCACCCGACGTGCCCGTCTGGAACATCGGGGCCTTCACCCTACTTGATGGGAGGCTGGTGCTGCTTGGGGGTGAGGAGGAG CATCCTCGCCGGCCCCGGGTGGGGAGCGCTAGTTCCGAGGGCAGCATCCAGGTGGCCTTGGGGAACCTCAGGGATCCAG ATCGGACCTCTGGAAAGACTGAGCCAGAGGCTGCTGGCCCCAACCAGGTCCACAACATTCGG GGGCTGCTCAAGCggctgaaagagaagaaaaagg CCAGACCCCCCAGTGCTCTGGGCTCTCGGGAATCGCTGGCCACGCTCTCGGAACTGGACCTGGGCGCCGAGCGGGACGTGAGGGTCTGGCCACTGCACCCCAGCCTCCTGGAGGAGCCCCACTGCTTCCAG GTAACGTGGGCGGGCGGGAGCCGCTGCTTCTCCTGTCGCTCGGCTGCTGAGAGAGACCGCTGGATAGAGGACATTCGTCGCCACTTCCAGCCTAGTCAG GACAACATTGAGCGGGAAGAGACGTGGCTGAGCGTGTGGGTGCACGAAGTGAAGGGGCTGCCCCGGGCAGCGGCGGGGGCGCCGGGAGTGCGCGCGGAGCTGTGGCTGGACGGCGCACTGCTGGCTCGCACAACTCCGAGGGCTGGCCCGGGCCAGCTCTTCTGGGCCGAACGCTTCCACTTTGAGGCGCTGCCGCCCGCGCGTCGCCTGTCGTTGCGGCTACGCGGAGCGGGCCCGGGGGACGCGGTGCTGGGCCGCGTGGCCTTGGCGTTGGAAGAGTTAGGCGTCCCCCGCGCTCCTGCCGCGGGCCTGGAGCGCTGGTTCCCGCTTCTCGGGGCGCCAGCGGGCGCGGCGCTGCGGGCACGAATCCGGGCGCGGCGCCTGCGCGTGCTGCCCTCTGAGCGCTACAAGGAGCTGGCTGAGTTCCTCACTTTCCACTACGCGCGCCTCTGCGGGGCGCTCGAGCTCGCGCTGTCCGCTCAGGCCAAGGAAGAGCTGGCGGCTGCCATGGTGCGCGTGCTGCGGGCCACCGGCCGGGCTCAG GCACTGGTGACAGACCTCGGCACCGCGGAGCTGGCACGCAGTGGAGGCCGTGAGGCTCTGCTGTTCCGGGAAAACACATTGGCCACCAAGGCCATCGATGAGTACATGAAGCTGGTAGCACAGGATTACCTCCAAAAGACGCTGG GACAGGTCGTGCGGCGTCTCTGTGCCTCCACTGAGGACTGTGAGGTGAACCCCAGCAAGTGCCCAGCCTCAGAGCTGCCCCAGCGCCAGATCAGACTGCGAAACAGCTGCAAGGAGGTCTTTGAGAACATCGTCCACTCTTGCGAGTGA
- the RASAL3 gene encoding RAS protein activator like-3 isoform X2: protein MDPPSPSLASQTQPAAPSPLTSYHWHSGGCGEKGAGGFRWGRLAGWGRALSHQEPTVSSQPAPRSLFRRVLSAPPKESRSSRLRISKTLWGRHKSSPLESEPEPETSGPEREPEPELEPPAPQIPEAPPPDVPVWNIGAFTLLDGRLVLLGGEEEHPRRPRVGSASSEGSIQVALGNLRDPDRTSGKTEPEAAGPNQVHNIRGLLKRLKEKKKARPPSALGSRESLATLSELDLGAERDVRVWPLHPSLLEEPHCFQVTWAGGSRCFSCRSAAERDRWIEDIRRHFQPSQDNIEREETWLSVWVHEVKGLPRAAAGAPGVRAELWLDGALLARTTPRAGPGQLFWAERFHFEALPPARRLSLRLRGAGPGDAVLGRVALALEELGVPRAPAAGLERWFPLLGAPAGAALRARIRARRLRVLPSERYKELAEFLTFHYARLCGALELALSAQAKEELAAAMVRVLRATGRAQALVTDLGTAELARSGGREALLFRENTLATKAIDEYMKLVAQDYLQKTLGQVVRRLCASTEDCEVNPSKCPASELPQRQIRLRNSCKEVFENIVHSCDWFPAELGTVFSGWREACKARGSEALGPRLVCASLFLRLLCPAILSPSLFGLAPEHPAPGPARTLTLIAKVIQNLANHAPFGEKEAYMSFMNSFLEDHGPAMQRFLDQVAMVDVHTAPSGYQGSSDLALQLAVLHAQLCTIFAELDQATRDSLEPLPTILSAIEEGRPVPVSVPMRLPPPPVQVHSSISAGEKPGFLAPRDLPKHTPLISKSQSLRSVHGAGSWARPRPDEEQPPRLPRPVQRTQSVPAGRPARHRPSAGPRPRPKGSLRTGPVPRGRPWTGTSASLPRKPSVPWQRQLDQPRDRDQTLGTHRPMGKMTELQCEVAALRQDQKALSGLVESLGTHIRALSEQQEQLRSQLQNLATRLREGTAKLDPERDPPTNEGHRLKSLECRLAEIESTQAQLRESIQSLQLLPRTSGSQSQPLPLKAPCINGDTT, encoded by the exons ATGGACCCACCTTCGCCGAGCCTGGCCTCCCAAACCCAGCCAGCAGCCCCATCCCCGCTAACCTCCTACCACTGGCACTCAGGAGGTTGTGGGGAGAAGGGGGCTGGAGGGTTCCGCTGGGGCCGCCTTGCAGGATGGGGGAGGGCGCTGAGCCACCAGGAGCCCACAGTCAGCAGCCAGCCGGCCCCTCGCTCGCTGTTTCGTCGTGTCCTCTCTGCGCCCCCCAAGGAATCGCGCTCAAGCCGCCTCCGAATATCCAAGACCCTCTGGGGAAGGCATAAGAGCTCACCGCTGGAGTCAGAACCAGAGCCAGAGACCTCAG GCCCGGAGAGGG AGCCTGAGCCAGAGCTGGAGCCCCCTGCCCCACAGATCCCAGAGGCCCCCCCACCCGACGTGCCCGTCTGGAACATCGGGGCCTTCACCCTACTTGATGGGAGGCTGGTGCTGCTTGGGGGTGAGGAGGAG CATCCTCGCCGGCCCCGGGTGGGGAGCGCTAGTTCCGAGGGCAGCATCCAGGTGGCCTTGGGGAACCTCAGGGATCCAG ATCGGACCTCTGGAAAGACTGAGCCAGAGGCTGCTGGCCCCAACCAGGTCCACAACATTCGG GGGCTGCTCAAGCggctgaaagagaagaaaaagg CCAGACCCCCCAGTGCTCTGGGCTCTCGGGAATCGCTGGCCACGCTCTCGGAACTGGACCTGGGCGCCGAGCGGGACGTGAGGGTCTGGCCACTGCACCCCAGCCTCCTGGAGGAGCCCCACTGCTTCCAG GTAACGTGGGCGGGCGGGAGCCGCTGCTTCTCCTGTCGCTCGGCTGCTGAGAGAGACCGCTGGATAGAGGACATTCGTCGCCACTTCCAGCCTAGTCAG GACAACATTGAGCGGGAAGAGACGTGGCTGAGCGTGTGGGTGCACGAAGTGAAGGGGCTGCCCCGGGCAGCGGCGGGGGCGCCGGGAGTGCGCGCGGAGCTGTGGCTGGACGGCGCACTGCTGGCTCGCACAACTCCGAGGGCTGGCCCGGGCCAGCTCTTCTGGGCCGAACGCTTCCACTTTGAGGCGCTGCCGCCCGCGCGTCGCCTGTCGTTGCGGCTACGCGGAGCGGGCCCGGGGGACGCGGTGCTGGGCCGCGTGGCCTTGGCGTTGGAAGAGTTAGGCGTCCCCCGCGCTCCTGCCGCGGGCCTGGAGCGCTGGTTCCCGCTTCTCGGGGCGCCAGCGGGCGCGGCGCTGCGGGCACGAATCCGGGCGCGGCGCCTGCGCGTGCTGCCCTCTGAGCGCTACAAGGAGCTGGCTGAGTTCCTCACTTTCCACTACGCGCGCCTCTGCGGGGCGCTCGAGCTCGCGCTGTCCGCTCAGGCCAAGGAAGAGCTGGCGGCTGCCATGGTGCGCGTGCTGCGGGCCACCGGCCGGGCTCAG GCACTGGTGACAGACCTCGGCACCGCGGAGCTGGCACGCAGTGGAGGCCGTGAGGCTCTGCTGTTCCGGGAAAACACATTGGCCACCAAGGCCATCGATGAGTACATGAAGCTGGTAGCACAGGATTACCTCCAAAAGACGCTGG GACAGGTCGTGCGGCGTCTCTGTGCCTCCACTGAGGACTGTGAGGTGAACCCCAGCAAGTGCCCAGCCTCAGAGCTGCCCCAGCGCCAGATCAGACTGCGAAACAGCTGCAAGGAGGTCTTTGAGAACATCGTCCACTCTTGCGA CTGGTTCCCAGCAGAGCTGGGCACTGTGTTCTCAGGCTGGCGAGAAGCATGCAAGGCACGTGGCTCTGAGGCACTGGGGCCCCGACTAGTGTGTGCCTCTCTCTTCCTGCGGCTCCTGTGTCCTGCCATTCTGTCACCCAGCCTCTTTGGCCTAGCGCCAGAGCACCCGGCACCTGGCCCAGCCCGCACCCTCACGCTGATCGCCAAGGTCATCCAGAACCTCGCCAACCATGCTCC GTTTGGTGAGAAGGAGGCCTACATGAGCTTCATGAATAGCTTCCTGGAGGATCATGGACCTGCCATGCAACGGTTCCTGGACCAAGTGGCCATGGTGGATGTGCACACAGCACCCAGTGGTTACCAGGGCAGCAGTGACCTGGCCCTCCAGCTGGCAGTCCTGCATGCCCAGCTCTGTACCATCTTTGCTGAACTTGACCAG GCAACCCGTGACAGCCTGGAACCACTGCCCACCATCCTGAGTGCCATCGAGGAGGGCCGACCTGTACCTGTGTCTGTGCCAATGCGTCTTCCACCACCCCCGGTCCAGGTCCATTCCAG catCTCTGCAGGAGAGAAGCCTGGCTTTCTGGCCCCCCGAGACCTCCCCAAGCATACCCCTCTCATCTCCAAGAGCCAGTCCCTGCGCAGCGTTCACGGCGCAGGTAGTTGGGCCCGGCCACGGCCGGACGAGGAGCAGCCCCCGCGGCTGCCTCGGCCGGTGCAGCGCACGCAGAGCGTCCCGGCTGGCCGCCCCGCTCGCCACCGCCCGTCTGCAGGGCCGCGGCCGCGACCCAAAGGCTCCCTACGCACGGGACCCGTGCCCCGCGGCCGGCCCTGGACCGGAACCTCAGCATCGCTGCCTCGGAAGCCGTCGGTTCCCTGGCAGCGCCAGCTGGACCAGCCACGGGACAGAGACCAAACGCTGGGCACCCACCGACCCATGGGCAAG ATGACGGAGCTGCAGTGCGAGGTGGCCGCCCTGCGCCAGGATCAGAAGGCGTTGTCCGGCCTCGTGGAGTCACTCGGCACCCACATCCGGGCCTTGAGCGAGCAGCAGGAGCAGCTTCGGAGCCAGCTTCAGAACCTGGCTACCAGGCTCCGAGAAGG GACCGCGAAGTTGGATCCAGAGCGCGATCCTCCAACGAATGAGGGCCACAGGCTGAAAAGTCTG gagtGCCGCCTGGCCGAGATAGAGAGTACTCAGGCCCAGCTGAGGGAGAGCATTCAGAGCCTGCAGCTTCTTCCCAGGACATCGGGGTCCCagagccagcccctgcccctcaAAGCACCCTGCATCAACGGAGACACCACTTGA